In a single window of the Labrus mixtus chromosome 20, fLabMix1.1, whole genome shotgun sequence genome:
- the LOC132954161 gene encoding immunoglobulin lambda-1 light chain-like isoform X2, producing MLGTLCTLITALTYVDAVIVLTQTPAVHTVSTGQQVDLQCNIQRYDGNSVRWYKQVPGEAPQYVLSFHYSGSTLSFGSGFSSDRFNSKSSSNIDYQFIIKRAETGDSAQYFCQTWDDSADEAVFGQGTKLIVTSSSLSPPVLTVFPPSSAELQSNKASLVCLSTQSVPFADVNWSAAGSPVSSGISTSTAVQQPDQTFQISSYLSIQTSDWNMDKVYTCRVSLGSQTSEKTINKSHCSTEDQ from the exons atgctGGGGACCCTGTGCACTCTCATCACTGCTCTAACAT atgttgaTGCAGTGATAGTGCTGACCCAGACGCCTGCTGTCCACACAGTTTCTACAGGACAACAAGTTGATCTTCAATGTAACATCCAGAGATATGATGGGAATTCTGTCAGGTGGTACAAACAGGTTCCTGGTGAAGCTCCTCAGTATGTTCTGAGCTTTCACTATTCTGGCAGTACACTTAGCTTTGGATCAGGATTCTCCTCAGACAGATTCAACTCTAAATCTTCATCAAACATAGATTATCAGTTCATCAtaaagagagcagagacaggagacTCTGCTCAGTATTTCTGTCAGACATGGGATGACTCTGCTGATGAAGCT GTATTCGGACAAGGCACCAAGCTGATTGTGACGA gctccagcctctctcctcctgtcctcacaGTCTTCCCTCCGTCCAGTGCTGAGCTCCAGTCCAACAAAGCCTCTCTGGTCTGTCTGTCCACTCAGTCTGTGCCTTTTGCAGATGTGAACTGGTCTGCTGCTGGGAGTCCAGTGAGCAGTGGGATCTCTACCAGCACGGCCGTTCAGCAACCAGACCAGACTTTCCAAATCAGCAGCTATCTGTCCATCCAGACGTCAGACTGGAACATGGACAAGGTCTACACATGTCGAGTGTCTTTGGGCTCCCAGACTTCAGAGAAAACCATCAACAAGTCCCACTGTTCCACTGAAGACCAGTAG
- the LOC132954161 gene encoding immunoglobulin lambda-1 light chain-like isoform X1, translated as MLGTLCTLITALTCVSAVTLVTQKPPVVTLRRGETATMDCNLGTVTNSGARWYKQIPGGVPQYIIFFYHGDSSPFYGSGFSSPKFTSTHQSQSDYRLIISTVEERDSAVYYCSTWDGSVNEIVFGQGTKLIVTSSSLSPPVLTVFPPSSAELQSNKASLVCLSTQSVPFADVNWSAAGSPVSSGISTSTAVQQPDQTFQISSYLSIQTSDWNMDKVYTCRVSLGSQTSEKTINKSHCSTEDQ; from the exons atgctGGGGACCCTGTGCACTCTCATCACTGCTCTAACAT GTGTGAGTGCTGTGACGCTGGTGACACAGAAGCCTCCTGTTGTGactctgaggagaggagagacagccACCATGGACTGTAACCTGGGGACTGTGACTAACAGTGGTGCTCGTTGGTACAAACAGATTCCAGGAGGAGTTCCTCagtatattatatttttttatcatggtGATAGCTCTCCCTTCTATGGCTCTGGTTTCTCCTCTCCAAAGTTCACATCCACTCATCAATCACAATCAGATTATCGTTTGATCATCAgcactgtggaggagagagactcAGCAGTTTATTACTGTAGCACATGGGACGGCTCTGTCAATGAGATC GTATTCGGACAAGGCACCAAGCTGATTGTGACGA gctccagcctctctcctcctgtcctcacaGTCTTCCCTCCGTCCAGTGCTGAGCTCCAGTCCAACAAAGCCTCTCTGGTCTGTCTGTCCACTCAGTCTGTGCCTTTTGCAGATGTGAACTGGTCTGCTGCTGGGAGTCCAGTGAGCAGTGGGATCTCTACCAGCACGGCCGTTCAGCAACCAGACCAGACTTTCCAAATCAGCAGCTATCTGTCCATCCAGACGTCAGACTGGAACATGGACAAGGTCTACACATGTCGAGTGTCTTTGGGCTCCCAGACTTCAGAGAAAACCATCAACAAGTCCCACTGTTCCACTGAAGACCAGTAG